The following coding sequences are from one Drosophila gunungcola strain Sukarami chromosome 3L unlocalized genomic scaffold, Dgunungcola_SK_2 000014F, whole genome shotgun sequence window:
- the LOC128260065 gene encoding CDAN1-interacting nuclease 1 yields MTHAAQQLAGGTVQQKRKILSAGEYNRICQFINGYHGLAIDCEFELRNRFFQDVEPNALTCILQSELFNRSRGQHWKQEQRGKKLLKIYEEQKNLYDNALLIRMACAEGLNPVALCRMLLQEKYKLRHRSHISRFLKHPHLIDDPRLAANVQQCMISDNQEGSITDLRRRIVGEEYELKLKTLAKEAGIHFYDEQDLRRMGYDKTPDIKMILPFLYKDTVINWIESKANFGDTKGHKFNIQQQLHSYCNRFGPGIIIYWFGYHEETPTLPDNNIGITVLADFPAKEDLVFMQLAQGDIHTKTLEETSSATSSLGKSREKGSPAKEIKKHS; encoded by the exons ATGACCCACGCCGCCCAACAATTGGCCGGCGGAACAGTGCAGCAGAAGAGGAAGATACTGAGCGCCGGGGAGTACAACCGGATCTGCCAGTTTATCAATGGGTACCATGGATTGGCCATCGACTGTGAGTTCGAGTTGAGGAACCGCTTCTTCCAGGACGTGGAGCCGAATGCCCTGACATGCATCCTCCAATCGGAGCTCTTCAACAGGTCGCGGGGTCAGCACTGGAAGCAGGAGCAGCGAGGAAAGaagctattaaaaat CTATGAGGAGCAGAAAAACCTATATGACAACGCTCTGCTGATCCGGATGGCCTGTGCCGAGGGACTGAATCCAGTGGCTCTCTGCCGGATGCTGCTGCAGGAGAAGTACAAGCTGCGCCACCGCTCGCACATCTCGCGGTTCCTGAAGCATCCGCATCTCATCGACGATCCCCGACTGGCGGCCAATGTGCAGCAGTGCATGATCAGCGACAATCAAGAGGGCTCCATTACAGACCTGCGTCGCCGCATCGTCGGCGAGGAATACGAACTGAAGCTCAAGACACTGGCCAAAGAGGCGGGTATCCACTTCTACGACGAACAGGATTTGCGGCGGATGGGCTATGACAAGACGCCGGACATCAAGATGATCCTGCCATTTCTTTACAAGGACACTGTGATCAACTGGATCGAAAGCAAGGCCAATTTCGGGGACACCAAGGGACACAAGTTCAATATTCAACAGCAGCTTCATAGCTACTGCAATCG tTTTGGGCCTGGGATCATAATCTATTGGTTTGGTTACCACGAGGAAACGCCAACGCTGCCGGATAATAACATTGGTATTACTGTACTAGCTGACTTTCCAGCCAAAGAGGACTTGGTTTTTATGCAGCTCGCACAAGGAGATATACACACCAAAACTTTAGAGGAAACCAGTTCGGCGACTTCATCTTTAGGAAAATCCAGAGAAAAGGGGAGTCCAgccaaagaaataaaaaagcacTCGTGA
- the LOC128260066 gene encoding zinc finger protein 706 — MARGHQKIQSQAKASEKQAKIKKQQGHSANDQKKAAQKALVHVCAVCKSQMPDPKTYKQHFENKHPKNDMPEELKDV, encoded by the exons ATGGCACGCGGACACCAGAAGATCCAGTCGCAGGCGAAAGCCTCCGAGAAACAGGCCAAAATAAAGAAGCAGCAGGGACACAGCGCCAACGACCAGAAAAAGGCGGCCCAGAAGGCACTTGTTCATGTGTGCGCCGTTTGCAAG TCACAAATGCCTGATCCCAAGACTTACAAGCAGCATTTCGAGAACAAGCATCCCAAGAACGACATGCCCGAGGAGCTCAAGGATGTCTGA